Proteins encoded together in one Chitinophaga lutea window:
- a CDS encoding WG repeat-containing protein codes for MKRFSLFSFLLIPMTVAAQQDNSGTVFVNGYARITQGAQSWYMDTLGNKAFDAATPLTGNNAGKQLVQKGARYGITGRRGEWLLQAEYDTIDIQWGDIWKVSKDGRQSWADSTGKLLLPLSFQEAGYLDGRYFDVKQNGRWGIYDSESEQFAIPAEYEGFDYCGGCGRKGDYVLAKKNGKWGVIGFNRQQLAPFVYDHDHYRMRSDEWVTAFTRNKKNVVLHLGTGKEYPAGEVLGNGMMVYRGDQKGMGMINGAGVEVLPPVYEDIASPDPDFAAVTGYVSIQRNGRWGLADTTGRILIQPTYTEFFTTVFDSLFRTQKDGLDVLLSATGKSQLPQGCTDLRILRDAGAAAFRKNGRYGVYYAATGRVVPPAYEEVNEVFYGSDWLKSCLKVVKDGWNGLLDPDGREIVPPQFDEEFTGLAGNDGARLVVVRKGSLYGLFNGAGRRVTPAEYHSISRGPANTALLRVSKESDDDIRYGIIDTAGAVVLPVAYDDMRVISDSLLLLGKGDQRAVMNIFTKNIFSLPDTASVIIVDAHTLQIGQTEGNYLYDLRTRSAITPVYGYIGGFDGGAALVTKNHKAGMIGAGGKVLLPLEYDFAVDLQHGLCLLGKGDKYGVADSTGKLIVPLQYDYSGSAYDIDYQRGRYLLLRRNNAEGEVRLGVADLRGRVLLEPVYDNVLFDEAGQGFIVSQNRRFGMALADGRLAVPCEYDDIVPASINRYAGTFTFSWPLLCKKDGTFEYIRANGQPLPVKVTTIGDTGAYAW; via the coding sequence ATGAAACGATTTTCTCTCTTTTCTTTTTTGTTGATACCCATGACCGTCGCTGCACAGCAGGACAACAGCGGGACCGTATTTGTGAACGGTTACGCCCGCATTACGCAGGGCGCGCAAAGCTGGTACATGGATACGCTGGGGAATAAGGCATTTGATGCGGCCACCCCGCTCACCGGTAACAACGCCGGTAAACAGCTGGTGCAGAAAGGAGCCCGCTATGGTATCACGGGCCGCCGCGGCGAATGGCTGCTGCAGGCGGAATACGACACGATCGATATCCAGTGGGGCGACATCTGGAAAGTCTCGAAAGACGGCCGGCAAAGCTGGGCCGACTCTACCGGCAAACTCCTCCTGCCGCTCAGCTTCCAGGAAGCGGGGTATCTCGACGGCCGGTATTTCGACGTGAAACAGAACGGCCGCTGGGGCATCTATGATTCGGAGTCCGAACAATTTGCGATACCCGCGGAGTACGAAGGATTCGACTACTGCGGCGGCTGCGGCCGTAAAGGGGATTACGTGCTGGCGAAGAAGAACGGCAAATGGGGCGTGATCGGTTTTAACCGGCAACAACTGGCGCCGTTCGTGTACGACCATGATCATTACCGCATGCGCAGCGACGAATGGGTGACCGCCTTCACGCGCAATAAAAAAAACGTAGTGCTGCATCTCGGCACCGGCAAGGAATACCCGGCCGGCGAAGTGCTGGGTAACGGCATGATGGTGTACCGCGGTGATCAAAAGGGCATGGGCATGATCAATGGGGCGGGCGTGGAAGTGCTGCCGCCCGTGTACGAAGATATTGCCAGCCCCGACCCGGATTTCGCCGCCGTTACCGGTTATGTGAGCATTCAGCGGAACGGCCGCTGGGGCCTGGCGGATACAACCGGCCGCATTCTCATCCAGCCAACGTATACGGAGTTTTTTACGACGGTGTTCGACAGCCTGTTCCGCACCCAGAAGGACGGCCTCGATGTACTCCTGAGCGCAACCGGTAAAAGCCAGTTGCCGCAGGGCTGCACCGACCTGCGAATCCTCCGCGATGCCGGGGCGGCCGCGTTCCGGAAAAACGGCCGGTATGGCGTTTATTACGCCGCCACGGGCCGCGTGGTGCCGCCCGCATACGAGGAAGTGAACGAAGTGTTTTATGGCAGCGACTGGCTGAAAAGCTGCCTGAAAGTGGTGAAAGACGGCTGGAACGGGTTGCTGGATCCGGACGGCCGGGAGATCGTGCCGCCGCAGTTCGACGAAGAATTCACCGGCCTCGCCGGCAACGACGGCGCCCGCCTTGTGGTGGTACGCAAAGGCTCATTATACGGGCTGTTTAATGGGGCCGGCCGGCGCGTCACACCGGCGGAATACCATTCCATCAGCAGGGGGCCGGCCAATACCGCCCTGCTGCGGGTGTCGAAAGAATCGGACGACGATATCCGCTACGGCATCATCGATACCGCCGGGGCCGTGGTGCTGCCGGTTGCCTACGACGATATGCGGGTGATCAGCGATTCGCTCCTGCTGCTAGGTAAAGGCGATCAGCGCGCTGTGATGAACATTTTCACCAAAAACATTTTCTCCCTGCCGGATACGGCGTCCGTCATTATCGTGGACGCCCATACGCTGCAAATCGGCCAAACGGAAGGCAACTACCTGTACGACCTCCGCACCCGGTCCGCCATCACCCCGGTGTACGGTTACATCGGGGGATTCGACGGCGGCGCCGCGCTGGTGACAAAAAACCACAAAGCCGGCATGATCGGCGCGGGCGGCAAGGTGCTGCTTCCGCTGGAATACGATTTTGCGGTGGACCTGCAGCACGGCCTGTGCCTGCTCGGCAAAGGGGACAAATATGGCGTTGCCGACAGCACCGGCAAACTGATCGTTCCCCTGCAATACGACTACAGCGGATCCGCTTACGACATCGACTACCAGCGCGGCCGCTACCTGCTGCTGCGGCGCAACAATGCCGAAGGCGAAGTGCGTCTCGGCGTGGCCGACCTGCGCGGCCGGGTGCTGCTGGAGCCGGTGTATGACAACGTGCTGTTTGATGAGGCCGGGCAAGGTTTCATCGTCAGCCAGAACCGCCGCTTCGGCATGGCGCTGGCAGACGGCCGGCTGGCGGTGCCCTGTGAGTACGACGATATCGTGCCGGCTTCCATCAACCGGTACGCCGGCACCTTCACATTCAGCTGGCCGCTGCTGTGCAAAAAAGACGGTACGTTTGAGTACATCCGCGCCAACGGGCAGCCGCTGCCAGTCAAGGTCACCACCATCGGTGATACGGGTGCGTACGCATGGTAA
- a CDS encoding T9SS type A sorting domain-containing protein, with product MKAKSTPFLLALLCLFVFHARAQMVSVQNGQLVYLKYANQGQTNADNQVPDFSNAGYRGGGVSLPFIPVVDSIAPVEGNNQAHIQAAIDRVSALPPDASGFRGALLLKAGVYPVDGQLRIRANGVVLRGEGNGREGTVLIATQKTNHNFLYVQGTGSGYGEVAGSKVRITTPFVGTGAKTFAVAAGHTFQPGNKIVVQKTPNDLWIDTLQMRQYGWTASGYKTTYEREVVAVSGNSITIDIPVVDPIETAFGGGEVFKSNITGRIQESGVENLRIESYFLNNDDESHGWIAVVFTRAENCWMRDVIAKYFGYGAASISGQSRFITVQDCAMIDPKSQTTGGRKYSFNLEGNSTSNLYQRCKTWGGRHDLVSGSKVPGPNVFLDCLSDNTRADIGPHHRWSTGQLYDNVYGGQIRVQNRGASGSGHGWAGVQTMFWNVYSYTSDVKVESPIGGLNWGIGAVGKARNGAGYWESWGAHVLPRSLYLAQLQERLGEAAVNNITTPEQRAGRIWDSLLAQTRRIAAEPKVPYFDTDTLNSFDITDNGGIINGQYPNTAKPSENFTSLIDNLITTKYYASGRKALWVEYIAPRKAILSRYTITSGNDVPERDPKNWKLLGSNDGSTWAVLDSQLNQAFDSRRLTRSFPLDTNTTAFQYYRLQITANNGHSGTQFSEWELWERRLQSITFNEVPPITYGDEPFELLAGSNAGLPVTMEVISGPAAFVDSTLVFSGAGDVVVRASQAGNEQYFPATAEITIHVSKAAQTVTFPVIAPRLKHQTATLSATASTGWPVTYSVVSGGGIITDNQIKLTEEGLVMVRATQAGNENYDTASADQSILVLGPGVIKDPIDIKVYPNPTRGPLTVQLQSKKEATYTFRVFDRAGNQVAYAIIPQGQADTYVSLNLSALRHDLYLLHVTDGTDKTVRGILKL from the coding sequence ATGAAAGCTAAATCTACCCCCTTTCTACTGGCACTCTTATGCCTGTTCGTATTTCATGCCCGTGCCCAGATGGTGTCTGTCCAGAACGGGCAGCTGGTGTATCTGAAATACGCCAACCAGGGCCAGACCAATGCAGACAACCAGGTGCCCGATTTCTCCAACGCCGGTTACCGCGGCGGCGGTGTGTCGCTGCCCTTCATTCCGGTGGTGGACAGCATTGCGCCCGTTGAAGGCAACAACCAGGCCCACATCCAGGCGGCCATCGACCGGGTGAGCGCCCTTCCGCCCGATGCCAGCGGTTTCCGCGGCGCCCTGCTGCTGAAAGCAGGCGTGTACCCGGTAGACGGGCAGCTGCGCATCCGCGCCAACGGCGTGGTGTTACGCGGTGAAGGCAATGGCCGCGAAGGCACCGTGCTCATCGCCACACAGAAAACGAATCACAACTTCCTGTACGTACAGGGCACCGGTAGCGGTTACGGTGAAGTGGCGGGCAGCAAAGTGCGCATCACCACCCCGTTTGTAGGCACCGGCGCCAAAACGTTCGCCGTGGCTGCCGGTCACACCTTCCAGCCCGGTAACAAAATCGTGGTGCAGAAAACGCCCAACGATCTCTGGATCGATACGCTGCAAATGCGCCAGTACGGCTGGACGGCCAGCGGTTACAAAACTACCTACGAGCGCGAAGTAGTGGCGGTCAGCGGCAACAGCATCACCATCGACATCCCGGTTGTAGACCCTATCGAAACGGCCTTCGGCGGCGGCGAGGTGTTCAAATCCAACATAACCGGCCGCATACAGGAAAGCGGCGTGGAGAACCTGCGCATCGAATCGTATTTTCTCAACAACGACGACGAGAGCCATGGCTGGATTGCCGTGGTATTCACCCGCGCCGAAAACTGCTGGATGCGCGATGTGATCGCCAAGTACTTCGGTTACGGCGCCGCGAGCATTTCCGGGCAGAGCCGCTTCATCACCGTGCAGGATTGCGCGATGATCGATCCGAAATCGCAAACCACCGGCGGCCGGAAATATTCCTTCAACCTCGAAGGCAATTCCACCAGCAACCTCTACCAGCGCTGTAAAACCTGGGGCGGCCGCCACGATCTTGTGAGCGGTTCCAAAGTGCCCGGTCCCAACGTGTTCCTCGATTGTTTGTCGGACAATACCCGCGCGGACATCGGGCCTCACCACCGCTGGTCTACCGGCCAGCTGTACGACAACGTGTACGGCGGGCAGATCCGCGTGCAGAACCGCGGCGCTTCCGGCAGCGGCCATGGCTGGGCGGGCGTGCAAACGATGTTCTGGAACGTGTATTCCTATACGAGCGATGTGAAGGTGGAAAGCCCCATCGGCGGCCTCAACTGGGGCATCGGCGCGGTGGGCAAAGCCCGGAACGGGGCAGGGTACTGGGAGAGCTGGGGCGCGCATGTGCTCCCGCGCAGCCTTTACCTGGCGCAGCTGCAGGAACGGCTCGGCGAAGCGGCGGTGAATAACATCACCACGCCGGAACAGCGCGCCGGGCGCATCTGGGACAGCCTGCTGGCGCAAACGCGCCGTATCGCAGCGGAACCGAAGGTGCCTTATTTCGATACCGATACGCTGAATTCCTTCGATATCACCGATAACGGCGGCATCATCAACGGGCAGTATCCCAACACCGCCAAACCGTCTGAAAATTTCACGAGCCTGATCGATAACCTCATCACCACAAAATATTACGCCAGCGGCCGCAAGGCGCTCTGGGTGGAGTATATAGCGCCCCGCAAGGCTATCCTCAGCCGGTACACCATCACCTCCGGAAACGATGTGCCGGAGCGCGATCCCAAAAACTGGAAACTGCTCGGCTCTAACGACGGCAGCACCTGGGCGGTGCTCGACAGCCAGCTGAACCAGGCTTTCGACAGCCGGCGGCTCACGCGCTCGTTCCCGCTCGATACCAATACCACGGCATTCCAGTATTACCGCCTGCAAATCACCGCCAACAACGGGCATTCCGGCACGCAGTTTTCCGAATGGGAACTGTGGGAGCGGCGTTTGCAAAGCATCACCTTCAACGAAGTGCCGCCCATTACTTACGGCGACGAGCCTTTTGAACTGCTGGCCGGCAGCAACGCGGGTTTGCCCGTTACCATGGAAGTGATCAGCGGGCCGGCCGCATTCGTGGATTCCACGCTCGTGTTCAGCGGTGCGGGAGATGTAGTGGTGCGCGCTTCGCAGGCTGGCAACGAACAGTATTTTCCCGCTACCGCGGAGATTACCATTCACGTCAGCAAAGCCGCGCAAACGGTGACTTTCCCCGTGATCGCGCCGCGGCTGAAACATCAAACGGCGACCCTGAGCGCTACCGCATCCACAGGATGGCCAGTCACGTATTCGGTCGTGTCCGGCGGCGGGATCATTACGGACAACCAGATCAAACTCACCGAAGAAGGGCTGGTGATGGTGCGCGCCACGCAGGCAGGAAATGAAAACTATGATACGGCTTCTGCGGATCAGAGCATCCTTGTGCTGGGCCCGGGCGTCATCAAAGATCCCATCGATATCAAAGTATATCCCAATCCCACGCGCGGCCCGTTAACGGTGCAGCTGCAAAGCAAAAAGGAGGCGACCTATACCTTCCGGGTATTCGACCGGGCGGGCAACCAGGTGGCCTACGCCATTATCCCGCAGGGGCAGGCGGATACCTACGTTTCACTGAACCTCTCGGCGTTGCGGCACGATCTGTATCTCCTGCACGTCACGGATGGAACGGACAAAACGGTGAGGGGTATCCTGAAACTTTAA
- a CDS encoding WG repeat-containing protein gives MQFFRLYLPVCALLILPFRETHAQQASLTLESAGRFDGAFAPAVLQGRKIFLHSSGNIVVDKPLSRLRNGGNIARKAGFAGAIDAGGKVMLPFEYDEVDEDYDFHFLILKKNGKTGVADSTGQVRAKPVYDEITALSAGAVAFKRGSQYGWISLADGSVHPSPGRLSRSYVSPEVFYIEQGERKGLLHQNGHLIVPARYDMIFAAYPGTVIYEGNGKAGMMDLQGNALGKQVYESLVYAYDDSVVRAKLGGKTGLLGPAGELSIPAKYTDIGRFTNGQAVVSLNGRYGVTDKSGREIVPLEYDGIKTTDALGREILNYAEKVILKDTFRAYVVTKQGKYGLLAWNGKPLLPLNYTAVGVETLNGRAYVFAQKGGKTALFSQEGKELIPALYDELIPATDANRGFTYYATDAARPAASAMVRAINGDRNGLIGLDGETIVPVRYESLRWESNGLLELKNGDTTTIAAADGKIIRPPAYRRYYYMVAPDRIVEAGENGTRLTDLDGKVLYDLKNWEYNKAKNNIGDSSFFYAGLMKAGDYRETNLFITRDGQEVRFEGYTDVSPFYNGLAVAYKGRKIGFIDSTGKEIIPVQWDDVRHAGSPPKPYKIVTLDDKTGLMDRRGQLLLPVEYDRITESSPGYFLIVKEKLTGLADSTGRIVLQPVYAYIAPNLSINGLMLVKGAKKGLATRTGKILIPAEYDDLELNYGYDAKGWPVMVKQGNTVRYFNENGQLLPVTAQKMLER, from the coding sequence ATGCAGTTTTTTCGTTTATACCTGCCCGTATGCGCCCTGTTAATCCTCCCGTTCCGGGAAACCCACGCGCAGCAGGCCTCATTAACCCTCGAATCCGCCGGCCGCTTCGACGGGGCGTTTGCCCCCGCAGTACTCCAGGGCCGGAAAATATTCCTGCACAGCTCAGGCAACATCGTGGTGGATAAACCGCTCAGCCGCCTCCGCAACGGCGGCAACATCGCGCGCAAAGCAGGCTTCGCCGGCGCCATCGATGCCGGCGGTAAAGTGATGCTCCCGTTTGAATACGATGAAGTGGACGAGGACTACGACTTTCACTTTCTGATCCTGAAAAAGAACGGCAAAACCGGCGTTGCCGACAGCACCGGACAGGTGCGGGCAAAACCGGTATATGACGAGATCACCGCGCTCAGCGCCGGCGCCGTGGCATTTAAACGCGGCAGCCAGTACGGCTGGATAAGCCTGGCGGACGGGAGCGTGCATCCTTCACCCGGCCGCCTCTCCCGGAGTTACGTAAGCCCCGAGGTGTTCTACATCGAACAGGGCGAACGGAAAGGCCTGCTCCACCAAAACGGCCACCTCATTGTCCCTGCCAGGTACGATATGATCTTCGCCGCCTACCCGGGCACCGTCATTTATGAAGGGAACGGCAAGGCGGGCATGATGGATTTGCAGGGCAATGCGCTCGGTAAACAGGTGTATGAATCCCTCGTGTATGCTTACGACGACAGCGTGGTGCGCGCCAAACTGGGCGGCAAAACCGGCCTCCTCGGCCCGGCGGGCGAACTGTCGATCCCTGCAAAATATACCGACATCGGCCGGTTCACCAACGGTCAGGCAGTGGTGTCGCTCAACGGCAGGTATGGTGTAACGGATAAGAGCGGCCGCGAGATCGTTCCCCTGGAATACGACGGGATAAAAACTACCGACGCCCTCGGCCGCGAAATACTCAACTATGCTGAGAAAGTCATACTGAAAGACACCTTCCGCGCGTACGTGGTGACAAAACAGGGGAAGTACGGTCTCCTGGCCTGGAACGGGAAACCTTTGCTGCCGCTGAATTACACCGCGGTGGGAGTGGAAACGCTCAACGGCCGCGCGTATGTGTTCGCCCAAAAGGGCGGTAAAACCGCGCTGTTCAGCCAGGAAGGGAAGGAGTTGATCCCGGCGCTGTACGATGAGCTGATACCGGCCACCGACGCCAACAGGGGATTCACCTATTACGCCACGGATGCGGCGCGGCCGGCCGCTTCCGCCATGGTACGCGCTATCAACGGCGATCGCAACGGCCTGATCGGCCTCGATGGCGAAACCATCGTGCCCGTGCGCTATGAAAGCCTGCGCTGGGAATCCAACGGCCTGCTGGAACTGAAGAACGGCGACACCACCACCATCGCGGCGGCGGACGGGAAAATCATCCGTCCACCCGCCTACCGCCGGTACTATTACATGGTGGCGCCCGATCGCATCGTGGAAGCCGGCGAAAACGGCACGCGCCTGACCGATCTGGACGGTAAAGTGCTGTATGATCTGAAAAACTGGGAATACAACAAAGCGAAGAACAACATCGGCGATTCGTCGTTTTTTTACGCCGGCCTCATGAAAGCCGGCGATTACCGGGAAACGAACCTGTTCATCACCCGCGACGGGCAGGAAGTGCGCTTCGAAGGATACACGGACGTAAGCCCGTTTTACAATGGCCTGGCCGTTGCCTACAAAGGCAGAAAAATCGGGTTTATCGACAGCACGGGAAAAGAAATCATCCCGGTACAGTGGGACGATGTGCGGCATGCCGGCTCCCCGCCCAAGCCATACAAAATAGTAACCCTCGACGATAAAACCGGCCTGATGGACCGTCGCGGCCAACTGTTGCTGCCGGTGGAATACGACCGCATCACGGAAAGCAGCCCGGGTTATTTCCTGATCGTGAAAGAAAAACTGACCGGCCTCGCAGACAGTACCGGCCGCATCGTGCTGCAGCCGGTGTATGCATACATCGCCCCGAATCTTTCCATCAATGGGCTTATGCTGGTGAAAGGCGCCAAAAAGGGCCTCGCCACGCGTACAGGAAAAATACTTATCCCCGCCGAATACGACGATCTTGAACTGAATTACGGCTATGATGCCAAAGGCTGGCCGGTCATGGTGAAGCAGGGCAACACCGTGCGCTACTTTAACGAAAACGGGCAACTGCTGCCGGTTACCGCTCAAAAAATGCTGGAACGATGA